In Lolium perenne isolate Kyuss_39 chromosome 5, Kyuss_2.0, whole genome shotgun sequence, the sequence TCCTTTGAAGATACGGTACGCAGCTATGCACATCGTTATGTTACCGATCACTGTTAGAGCACCTTGAATCGCTACAAGTACCTGCGGATTTTGTCGTCAGTAAAACATCATCACATCGGGAACAAAGTCAACGAACATGAGCAAAACAATTACTATGTTTAACTTGAACCTACTTGGACTTTTCTTTTGCCTGCGTTTTTTTCATGATAACGACTAAAGGGCTATAAAATATTATAATTTTGACGCAACACCAAGGAGCATAAAGACTTTAGCTGAAAATAATTATCAGTGTAGCCCTCTATGTATCAAGTGCATTTCTAATTTGCTACTGCTTTCCTTAATATAAGACGTTTTGGCATGCTCTCAAATCTACCCCTGCAAGTCGTGAGGCTCAACCGGCGGAGCACTGGCTCCCACTTAACACTGGCTCGCATAAGGCGAACTCTGGCAGTGCCTTTTCTCAAGTTGATGGTCACGAGAACAGAGCGTCGCTCTGCTGGTTAGGTGTGCGGGAGTGCACGCCAGCCACCCGGGTTCGATTCTAGAGGGAAACCTGGAGCTCATGGAGTTTTCTTCTGTAAAAAAATGCTAATGAATGCCAGTGCCTATTGCCTGGGTTGGTCTCGGGTTTTTTTTCAAGTTGATGGCCACAGAGGTGCGGGTGTGGTCTTGAGAGAACACCAATACACCATGGCGATTTCCCTGCGGAAGCATTACATTTTTTCCCTCTTGTTGCTGATCCGGATAGAGCAGAGCTTCTGGCCTCTCGTCGTGCGGTCCAACTCACCAAGGAGCTGGGAGTGTCGAAGATTGTCCTGGAAACAGATTGCTTGGGTGCTGTGGGAAAGGTAGTAAGCAAGCAGCTGGATCGCTCGGCTCATGGTCCCCTGGTTGAAGACATCAAGGCACTTCTGGGCGAGTTTGATGATTATTCGGTCAAGAATGTGTGACGGTCTTGTAATGAAGTTGCGCATAGGTTAGCTAAGGGAGGTTGTGATAATAAGATTTATAAAACCTGGATGGGTTTGATATTTGATGGACTTGCTGGCATCTGACGCTCGTGATTAATATAATGCAGCCATTTAACGTCAAAAAGACGTTTTCGCAGTTCGGCGGGAGTATTATCTTGTAATTTCAGGGTAGGGCAGGCACACAATGACAGTTGACAAATGATAACGACTAAAGGACTTGCAAATATTATAATTTTGACGCAACACCAAGGAGCATAAAGACTTTAGCTGAAAATAATTATGACTGTAGCCCTCAATGTATCAAGTGCGTTGCTAATTTGCTACTACCTCAGTTCCTTGCCAAAACGCCACACAATGACAATTGACAATTGACAACAGTTACAAAATATTGGGAGTATCAATGAGTAGCAAGCGATTGTTTTGTATTGAGGGTAATATCATCATACCTCAAGAGACTCTGAATTGTAGAAGAAATGCCACGTGCACGCGCACATCGCTCCACCGAGAAGTGGAACCTATTGGGCACAAATGCAGACATGTGAGTCAACAAGCATATGAACTGTCACCAAGAGTTCAAGACTGCCATTTGCAATAGCAATCGGAATTTTTCGATAAAGAATAGCAATCGGAATGCACGTTTCTAAAAGGAGGCACCGAGTGGAGTGAACCAAAACATCTGTCAGCATCTTGATACCACGCGAGCAAGTCTCGCAACATTTCACACATTCAGATACGTTATCCACAAGGACTTTTTTCTTCATGAAGTCGAAATTGGGAAATCCTTATCAAAGTTGAGGCTCACCATCCCCCAGGAGAGGCCTTTCCAGCCCTTCAACCCCGTCCGCTCCCCGTAATCCCAGACCAGCGCCATCGCCGTCACCCTGCAACCCCCCACCAAGATTTGATCTTCAGATTTTGCGGGCGCGGAAGCAAGAATGGCACAATGAATCGCTCCGAGCTAAGATAGCAGCGCTGTGGCGGGGGAAAGCACGTACCACTCGGCGACGCTGGAGACGTGGACGGCCCAGGTGGGCAGCGACAGCGCGTTCGCCGGCTCGGCCAGCGCGGCGAGCGCAGGCGGAGAGGCCGCGGCCGCTGCCACGGTGGCGGCCACCGCCGCGAGGGCGACGCCCCTCGCCAGGTGGGCCGCGGGCGGCGGAGGTTTCCTTGGCTCCCGTCGAGGTGGaagaggggagggggccagcGCTGCTACGAGCCGGAGAGACGCCATAGGGAGAGCCTGGTTGGCCTTCAGCCCTTCACAGAGCTCGCGTCACTGATGAGGTTTCGTACTTTCGTACAGTACAACTGGCCTTGCGTTTATCTGTATCCGTATGTGTACTCTGATGTGGTGCCATTCTTTTAAGAGATATTAGCACGGCGCATACACGAACTTGTCCCGCATGTGCATACTCCTCCACAAACTTGCAAAATGTGCTCCACTTGGCCGTCAACTTGACAGTCGGGTGCAAATCTGAACCGAGCAGTCCGAATTGGACGCGTGGATGACACGTTGGCTTTGGTCGGCGCTGTATATTTGCAAGCACCCCCCTCGCAGAGTAGCAGCAACAGTTTTAGCCCTTAACTTTTCATCTCCTGGAGCACTCGTCCTCGTTGGCGATCAGTTGGGCGACGCCTCGGgttctcctcctccacgccgacgGCGACGGCGCTGACGATTCCGCCGCGATGCCACCTGACCCTCACCTCCGTCCGTTCATGGCGGAACCCCCGAACTACGGTACGCCGACGTCCCCTGTTTCCTCTCCCCTGTTTCGTCTCCCCTTTTTCCTCTCCCCTGTTCGGGTTGGATGGGGTTTTTGCTAGGGTTTGCGCGTTGTTGCTGGGCCGCAAAAGAAGGTCGATTCGGTTGTGGGTTATTAAGGTCTGCACATTAGTCGGGATTGCACCTAGGAGACTCGAAGTTCTGTCGATTTTGTTTCTAGATTTGTGATGCCATTGAGTCGGGATTCGGTCAGGTGACCTGAAAATTGACACTTCTTGTGGATGGGAATTTGTGTTGCGATGCCGTTCGTAGAATTTTGGAAGGTCGAAGACGAAGGTGTGCAAGCAATGTTGGGGAAAAGTTAGAGATTTTAGAGACAGGCTGTGTGTAGGTTAAATGGGTTTCCTTTACTGAAATTGTTGGTTCCTGATAGCAATGCAGTTATCTGTTTTTGTGTTGAAGCAAATGTTGTCATCAATTGCTGCATTGAAACTTATTTCTTTAATATGTATGTAATCGCAGGATATGATGAAACACTATTTTCTGTAGTAGTGCAACACAATGGTTTTTTCTGCGGGTTACATGAAAATCTGTGTTATATTCAAGCATCAGTTGAGCATTGGGATGACTGCAGTACTGATACTTGGTCAATTCACTGGATTGATGAACTGCTGGGTCAGATGGGGTATGAGAGGGATGGGAGAATGCATGTTTACTGGTGCCCACCTGGCAAGGAGGTAACAGATGGGTTAGTTTGCATAGAGAAAGATGCAGATATAGTAGCAATGTGTGCTGCTGTCAGATATGAGAAGTCTCTTGTTCTCATGATTGATCACACCAACTTCCTGAAaactcttagggatgatgttatcATACAGGGCAGTCCAGCACTTCCACCAGTTATCAGTCCAAGAAAAATGCCAACAAAGAGAGCTCCAATGCTTATGGTTGTAGCTGATCAAGGAACATCTAGAAATGGAGGTGAAACTTTTGAAGATTTTCGAAGAGCCGAAGAAGATGAGGACAGTGATGATTCAGAGTGGTGGGATAGTGATTATGAAGCAGCCGATGGTGACGATGATTTGTTTGCTGAGAATGTAGACAAAGAGGTGAAAGACAACAATGAAGCTGAGGAGGTTGCAGACTTGGAAGATGATACAACTCTTGATGATGCTGATCTTCAGTTTTCAGCACATGTGCAGGAACATTTGAAGAACACATTCAGTACATTCAATGCAGAAGTGGATATGACCAATCCAGAGTTCAAAGTGGGGATGATATTCAGTGGTGTGAAGGAGTTCAGACAAGCATTGCAGATGTACAGCATAAAGAGAAGAGTGAAAGTCAACAAgataaggaatgatccaatgaggGTGGAGGCAATTTGCAAACCTAATTGCACTTGGCAGATCAGAGGATCATGTGACAGCAGATTTGGAGCTTTTTCAGTCAAGAGTTATACAAAGAAGCACACATGCAAGTCTGACTGGGAGGTGAAGGCTTTGACATCCAATTTCCTGTGTGATACTTTATGGAGCTGACAGTCCTGGAGCTTATGAATGGCTAGAAGAACAACCACCTAACACATGGATCAAGGCCTTTTTTAGTGAGTTTCCAAAATGTGACATGTTGCTCAACAATCATTGTGAAGTTTTCAACAGGTATATTCATGGTCTGCTTATCATGCTCTGCTTATCATGCTTGTTGCTTATCATGCTTGTTGCTTATCATGCATGTTGCTTATCATGCTTGTTGCTTACCATGCTTGTTGCTTATCATGCAGCTACATTTTGGAAGCCAGAGAAATGCCTATGTTGTCCATGTTGGAGACTATCTTCTACAAGATGGTTAACAGGACAGTGACAAAGCAAAAAGAGGCTGAGACCTGGACTGGAACAATATGTCCAAAGATAATGAAAAAACTTGAAAAAAGTATGGAGTGGAGTAAGAATTGCATGGTTACTGCTGCTGGTGGAGGAGAATTCAAAGTTTCATCTGGAGGTGCAGGTCCTGATTATTCTGTGGATTTCAAGACCAAATCTTGTGACTGCAGAAGGTGGCAACTGTGTGGGATTCCTTGTCATCATGTACTTGCTTGCTGCAGGGAAGATAGGATAGACCCTGAGTCTCTTGTGCATAGTTGTTACAGCATTGAAACTTACAAGAGAGCTTATGCACACAATTTGCATCCACTAAGAGGCAGAGCTTTCTGGGCAAAAGTCAATGGAGAACATGTATATCCACCTCTGTACACTAAAGTCATGGGCAGGCCCAAGAAGAACAGGAAAAAAGCTCCAGAAGAAAAGCTGAAGAAGGGAAGGACAACTCTTAGCAGACATGGGGTAACCATGCATTGTTCCATTTGTGGGCTACCAGATCACAACAAAAAAGGTCATGCCAATTACATTCTAAGCCAgcaacaagagcaacaagaaaaTGTGTGGGAAGAAGATGGAGATGATCCTTCCATTCTTGAGGTATGCAAAGGCACATTACTCTTCTTGTTAATGTTCTGCTTGTTGTTAATCTTCCTTGTTGTGTGCAGCACATTACTCCACAGCATCCTATACCACAGCTGGATCCCATGCATCAAACAAATAGCATGATTTACAGAATGGGGCAAGAGGTATGATTTATAGTGCAACACAAAAATAGCATGATTGTACTGCTTGTGCATTCACTATACTGCTTTTGCTCTATGTTTGCAGGACAGAGCTATTGCTCCACAGAGAAGGGCCCAGGTTCCATTACCTGAGAGTTCCTTTGTTGCTGAAGCAAGGCACTCAATCCCAGTTGCTTCTACTAGAGTGACAACAGCAAGCACTAGAGGGAATTTGAGAGGGAGGGGGAGAGGTAGAGGAAGGGGAAGAAGTACAGCAACAACAGCTACAAGGAATACCTCAACAGCAACTGGTACTGCTGCAGGCAACAAAAGAACTGCTGCTGCTGCAGGTGCAAGCTCCTCATCAAGGCCACCTCCAAGGAGGAGGAACTACAATACAGGGCCAGGTACTGCACACTATCTCCTTTTTGGTGATGATGAGCAAAGAGGCCAGGCAGATGGAGAAGGAATTCCAGACCTGAATGCACCAGTGCCTGGAGAAGAAATTCCTGTGTCACAAAATGCACCACAATGAACTTGTACTGCTTTGGTAATGCACAATGTTGCCAGGCTGTTGTTGCCTAGGTTTTTATGAAGTTGTAATGCTTTTGCAATGCACAATGTTCCCAGGCTACAAGATCTTTTGTAATGC encodes:
- the LOC127302467 gene encoding uncharacterized protein, producing MASLRLVAALAPSPLPPRREPRKPPPPAAHLARGVALAAVAATVAAAAASPPALAALAEPANALSLPTWAVHVSSVAEWVTAMALVWDYGERTGLKGWKGLSWGMVPLLGGAMCACTWHFFYNSESLEVLVAIQGALTVIGNITMCIAAYRIFKGSQEGTNSNSP